A region of Rhodamnia argentea isolate NSW1041297 chromosome 9, ASM2092103v1, whole genome shotgun sequence DNA encodes the following proteins:
- the LOC115730929 gene encoding cell wall / vacuolar inhibitor of fructosidase 2-like — protein MATSYALLLFCNLTFFAFLASITIGSSFVATDSELVERICNQTAPYYKFCKDVLNSDPRTPGADGATLAYVAFELANRNASSTQDQITLLLSNSTGLLHQHLEQCHLDYATAIVKTFLALTDLDQKTYGRLTYGRLTYFASMTGEQAKDCESAFDGTKSPLANNNNDLYGLSVICVALAKWLNV, from the coding sequence atggcAACATCATatgctcttcttctcttctgcaATCTCACATTCTTCGCCTTTCTTGCGTCAATCACCATTGGATCTTCGTTCGTCGCCACTGATTCCGAGCTAGTCGAGCGGATCTGCAACCAAACAGCACCCTATTACAAGTTTTGCAAGGATGTTCTCAACTCTGATCCGCGCACACCGGGCGCTGATGGGGCCACACTAGCCTATGTGGCCTTCGAATTGGCAAATCGCAATGCTTCGAGCACCCAAGACCAGATAACTTTGCTGCTCAGTAACTCCACCGGTCTGTTGCACCAGCACCTCGAGCAATGCCACCTAGATTACGCAACAGCCATCGTGAAAACTTTTCTGGCTTTAACTGACCTGGATCAGAAGACATATGGCAGATTGACCTACGGCAGATTGACCTACTTTGCTTCTATGACAGGCGAACAAGCGAAGGACTGCGAATCGGCCTTTGATGGAACAAAATCTCCGTTGGCTAATAACAACAACGATCTTTACGGCCTTTCAGTGATTTGTGTTGCTCTTGCAAAGTGGCTCAATGTCTGA
- the LOC115730930 gene encoding cell wall / vacuolar inhibitor of fructosidase 2-like encodes MVTSYALLLFCNLTLFAFLASIIIESSIVSADSRLVEELCNQTQDYKFCKDALDSDLRTPGADVVTLAYVAFGLAYSNASSTQDHITSLLSNSTGPVHQHLEQCQGDYFTAIAAIQDALTDLDSEKYGSLTYFSSTIGNQAEDCESAFKGTKSPLTDSNNDLNRLSVICVAIAEWLAARPRTRCIGFRVGRFLA; translated from the coding sequence ATGGTAACATCTTatgctcttcttctcttctgcaATCTCACATTGTTCGCCTTTCTTGCGTCAATCATCATTGAATCCTCAATCGTCAGTGCCGATTCCAGGCTAGTCGAGGAGCTCTGCAACCAAACACAAGATTACAAATTTTGTAAGGATGCTCTTGACTCTGATCTGCGCACACCGGGTGCTGATGTGGTCACACTTGCCTATGTAGCCTTCGGCTTGGCGTATAGCAACGCTTCGAGCACCCAAGACCATATAACTTCCCTGCTAAGTAATTCGACCGGTCCAGTGCACCAGCACCTCGAGCAATGCCAAGGAGATTATTTTACGGCCATCGCGGCAATTCAAGATGCTTTAACCGACTTGGACTCGGAGAAGTATGGCAGCTTGACCTACTTTTCTTCTACGATAGGCAACCAAGCGGAGGACTGTGAATCGGCCTTTAAGGGTACAAAATCTCCGTTGACCGATAGCAACAACGATCTTAACAGGCTTTCGGTGATTTGTGTTGCTATTGCAGAATGGCTCGCAGCTCGACCTAGAACAAGGTGTATCGGTTTTAGAGTCGGTCGGTTCCTGGCCTAG